A genomic stretch from Malus domestica chromosome 15, GDT2T_hap1 includes:
- the LOC103442465 gene encoding LOW QUALITY PROTEIN: uncharacterized protein (The sequence of the model RefSeq protein was modified relative to this genomic sequence to represent the inferred CDS: inserted 3 bases in 2 codons; deleted 1 base in 1 codon), whose product MRNVFAALKRHRHVTLLSQSKLYTMRENALHWDAINMLKLDGDKKIGFHVNCYSNILLFGFCSISTSVHGEMPSAEYAKLRKESLESEFGHALDAGSKSISIVYCFGPFLALYRAAIISFHVVKLTVWQFFVLDIRKRAVKFRETLIRLGPFYIKLGQALSTRRDILATIYCQELVKLQDQIPPFPTCIAIKSIESQLGAPISKLFADISTEPVAAASLGQAYKAHLHSGELVAVKVQRPGMSLVLTLDALLFXFGGQLKHFAKARKDLLVAVNEMVRHMFDEIDYIREAKNADHFASLYGSDPSDEKKAGPKATARKSLKHKDANCIKVPKIYWEFTRXEWIDGIKLTDEIGLERAGLNRKGLIDQGLYCSLRQLLEVGFFHADPHPGNLVATSGTPNPLRNKSFDMHSVVAATEDRFHFILSKKGKRVRVFLVRDIIAAAYAFLDDEVVGRMFNEKPESRVSLESEEHAMVMRVVNGFRYLRLAIKLAPEVWTEMLIRMAVMPDVHKFTLDVVSSLFIHFKGKIPETTFVCISRLMHKMEQTRSSSEF is encoded by the exons ATGAGGAATGTCTTTGCCGCCCTTAAGCGCCACCGCCACGTCACTCTGCTCTCCCAAAGTAAA CTCTACACCATGAGAGAAAATGCACTCCATTGGGATGCCATAAATATGTTGAAATTAGATGGAGACAAGAAAATTGGTTTCCATGTCAATTGTTACAGCAACATTC TGTTATTCGGTTTTTGCAGTATTTCCACCAGCGTGCATGGTGAAATGCCATCGGCAGAGTATGCAAAGTTGAGGAAGGAATCACTAGAAAGTGAATTCGGGCATGCTCTCGATGCAGGCTCCAAAAGTATTTCTATTGTCTACTGCTTTGGTCCGTTTTTAGCTTTGTATAGAGCTgcaatcatttcatttcatgtGGTGAAGCTCACAGTCTGGCAATTCTTTGTCCTTGACATAAGGAAACGCGCCGTCAAG TTTCGTGAAACTCTTATCCGCTTGGGACCTTTCTACATCAAG CTCGGGCAGGCTTTGAGCACCAGGCGAGACATACTAGCAACTATATACTGCCAAGAACTTGTTAAGTTACAG GATCAAATACCTCCATTTCCAACGTGTATTGCAATTAAATCTATTGAATCTCAGCTGGGTGCCCCCATTTCAAAACTTTTTGCTGACATCAGCACAGAGCCTGTTGCAGCAGCATCCCTAGGGCAGGCCTATAAAG CTCACTTGCACTCTGGGGAGCTGGTAGCAGTTAAAGTACAAAGGCCGGGTATGTCACTTGTATTGACCCTTGATGCCTTGTTATT ATTTGGGGGACAATTAAAGCATTTTGCCAAGGCCCGCAAAGATCTACTAGTGGCAGTGAATGAGATG GTGAGGCATatgtttgatgaaattgattacatccGAGAGGCAAAGAATGCTGACCATTTTGCCTCTCTGTATGGTTCAGACCCAA GTGATGAGAAAAAGGCTGGTCCAAAGGCTACAGCTAGAAAAAGTCTTAAACATAAAGATGCAAACTGTATAAAAGTTCCAAAAATATATTGGGAGTTTACCC AGGAGTGGATTGATGGAATTAAGCTTACAGATGAGATTGGCTTGGAGAGGGCTGGTTTGAACAGAAAAGGATTAATTGACCAG GGATTATACTGCTCTTTGAGACAATTGCTTGAGGTGGGATTTTTCCATGCTGACCCACATCCGGGTAACCTTGTCGCCACATCCG GTACTCCAAATCCATTGAGAAATAAATCATTTGACATGCATTCAGTTGTTGCCGCCACTGAAGATCGTTTCCACTTCATTCTCTCTAAGAAGGGGAAGAGGGTGCGTGTATTCCTTGTTCGGGATATAATTGCTGCAGCATATGCTTTTCTTGACGATGAAGTTGTTGGTCGCATGTTCAATGAGAAGCCTGAGTCCAGAGTCTCACTTGAGTCAGAG GAACACGCGATGGTCATGAGGGTTGTAAATGGGTTTCGGTATCTCCGTCTAGCAATAAAGTTGGCCCCAGAGGTGTGGACGGAAATGCTTATACGCATGGCAGTTATGCCCGACGTCCATAAGTTTACATTAGACGTCGTTTCATCGCTATTCATTCATTTTAAAGGCAAAATTCCAGAAACTACTTTTGTTTGTATATCTAGACTTATGCACAAGATGGAACAAACCCGCAGCTCTTCGGAGTTTTGA
- the LOC103442482 gene encoding probable protein phosphatase 2C 59 isoform X1: MGYLNSVLSASTQVHADDPPVSGGGLSQNGKFSYGYASSPGKRSSMEDFYETRIDGVEGEVVGLFGVFDGHGGARAAEYVKQNLFSNLIRHPKFISDTKSAIADAYSHTDSEFLKSENNQNRDAGSTASTAILVGDRLLVANVGDSRAVICRGGSAIAVSRDHKPDQTDERQRIEDAGGFVMWAGTWRVGGVLAVSRAFGDRLLKQYVVADPEIQEEKIDNSLEFLILASDGLWDVVTNEEAVAMIKPIQDPKQAAERLMQEAYQRGSADNITCVVVRFLANQGGSSRSSSG; encoded by the exons ATGGGTTATCTCAATTCAGTTTTGTCAGCTTCAACCCAGGTCCATGCTGACGATCCACCCGTTAGCGGCGGCGGCCTCAG TCAGAATGGAAAGTTCAGCTATGGATATGCAAGCTCTCCAGGGAAAAGATCTTCTATGGAAGACTTTTATGAGACAAGAATTGATGGTGTCGAGGGAGAAGTAGTTGGTCTTTTTGGAGTTTTCGATg GCCATGGAGGTGCACGTGCTGCTGAGTATGTCAAGCAAAATCTTTTCAGTAATTTGATTAGGCATCCAAAATTTATCTCTGACACCAAATCTGCTATAG CTGATGCTTACAGCCATACGGACTCTGAATTTCTGAAATCAGAAAATAATCAGAATAGAGATGCTGGGTCAACTGCTTCTACTGCGATCTTAGTTGGTGACCGTTTGCTTGTTGCAAATGTTGGTGATTCCAGAGCTGTGATATGCAGGGGTGGGAGCG CTATAGCTGTTTCAAGAGATCACAAGCCAGACCAGACTGATGAGCGGCAACGGATTGAGGATGCAGGAGGATTTGTGATGTGGGCTG GAACTTGGAGAGTTGGAGGTGTTCTCGCTGTTTCTCGTGCATTTGGTGATAGGCTGTTGAAGCAGTATGTTGTTGCTGATCCAGAAATCCAG GAGGAAAAGATTGACAACTCTCTTGAGTTCCTTATCCTTGCTAGTGATGGACTGTGGGATGTTGTCACCAATGAG GAGGCCGTAGCAATGATCAAACCAATTCAGGATCCAAAGCAGGCAGCGGAGAGGCTAATGCAGGAAGCGTATCAGAGGGGGAGTGCAGATAACATCACGTGTGTTGTTGTTCGTTTCCTGGCTAACCAAGGGGGCTCCTCACGAAGCAGTTCCGGCTAA
- the LOC103442482 gene encoding probable protein phosphatase 2C 59 isoform X2: MLTIHPLAAAASGHGGARAAEYVKQNLFSNLIRHPKFISDTKSAIADAYSHTDSEFLKSENNQNRDAGSTASTAILVGDRLLVANVGDSRAVICRGGSAIAVSRDHKPDQTDERQRIEDAGGFVMWAGTWRVGGVLAVSRAFGDRLLKQYVVADPEIQEEKIDNSLEFLILASDGLWDVVTNEEAVAMIKPIQDPKQAAERLMQEAYQRGSADNITCVVVRFLANQGGSSRSSSG; the protein is encoded by the exons ATGCTGACGATCCACCCGTTAGCGGCGGCGGCCTCAG GCCATGGAGGTGCACGTGCTGCTGAGTATGTCAAGCAAAATCTTTTCAGTAATTTGATTAGGCATCCAAAATTTATCTCTGACACCAAATCTGCTATAG CTGATGCTTACAGCCATACGGACTCTGAATTTCTGAAATCAGAAAATAATCAGAATAGAGATGCTGGGTCAACTGCTTCTACTGCGATCTTAGTTGGTGACCGTTTGCTTGTTGCAAATGTTGGTGATTCCAGAGCTGTGATATGCAGGGGTGGGAGCG CTATAGCTGTTTCAAGAGATCACAAGCCAGACCAGACTGATGAGCGGCAACGGATTGAGGATGCAGGAGGATTTGTGATGTGGGCTG GAACTTGGAGAGTTGGAGGTGTTCTCGCTGTTTCTCGTGCATTTGGTGATAGGCTGTTGAAGCAGTATGTTGTTGCTGATCCAGAAATCCAG GAGGAAAAGATTGACAACTCTCTTGAGTTCCTTATCCTTGCTAGTGATGGACTGTGGGATGTTGTCACCAATGAG GAGGCCGTAGCAATGATCAAACCAATTCAGGATCCAAAGCAGGCAGCGGAGAGGCTAATGCAGGAAGCGTATCAGAGGGGGAGTGCAGATAACATCACGTGTGTTGTTGTTCGTTTCCTGGCTAACCAAGGGGGCTCCTCACGAAGCAGTTCCGGCTAA